The Pseudomonas kermanshahensis genome includes a window with the following:
- the zwf gene encoding glucose-6-phosphate dehydrogenase produces MAAISVEPCTFALFGALGDLALRKLFPALYQLDRADLLHPDTRLLALARESGSAQDHLSTIEAHLRRHVPDADLEPATLGRFLGRLSYQHLDFLQPEGYQALAEQSPGELPLIAYFATAAAVYGAICENLDRAGLASRTRVVLEKPIGHDLESSRRVNDAVARFFPENRVYRIDHYLGKETVQNLIALRFANSLFETQWNQNSISHVEITVAEKVGIEGRWGYFDKAGQLRDMIQNHLLQLLCLIAMDPPSELSADSIRDEKVKVLKALAPITGEGLSTRVVRGQYIAGYSDGKPVPGYLEEDNANAQSDTETFVALRADIRNWRWSGVPFYLRTGKRMPQKLSQIVIHFKETPHYIFAPEQRLQVGNKLIIRLQPDEGISLRVMTKEQGLDKGMQLRSGPLQLNFSDAWRSARIPDAYERLLLEVMRGNQNLFVRKDEIEYAWKWCDQLIAGWQSAGDAPKPYAAGSWGPMSSIALITRDGRAWYGDI; encoded by the coding sequence ATGGCTGCGATCAGTGTCGAACCTTGCACCTTTGCCCTGTTTGGCGCCCTGGGCGACCTGGCATTGCGCAAGCTGTTTCCTGCGCTTTACCAGCTCGACCGCGCCGACCTGCTGCACCCGGACACGCGTCTGTTGGCGCTGGCCCGCGAGAGCGGCAGTGCGCAGGACCACCTGAGCACCATCGAAGCGCATTTGCGCCGGCATGTCCCCGACGCGGACCTTGAGCCCGCGACACTGGGCCGCTTCCTCGGCCGGTTGAGCTACCAGCACCTGGATTTTCTCCAGCCCGAGGGCTACCAGGCGCTGGCTGAGCAGTCGCCGGGCGAGCTGCCCTTGATTGCCTATTTCGCCACGGCGGCGGCCGTTTATGGTGCCATCTGCGAGAACCTCGACAGAGCTGGCCTGGCCTCCCGTACCCGGGTGGTGCTGGAAAAACCGATCGGCCACGACCTGGAGTCGTCGCGCCGGGTCAACGATGCCGTGGCACGGTTCTTCCCCGAGAACCGGGTGTACCGCATCGACCACTACCTGGGCAAGGAGACGGTGCAGAACCTGATCGCGCTGCGCTTTGCCAACAGCCTGTTCGAAACCCAGTGGAACCAGAATTCGATCTCGCATGTGGAGATCACCGTGGCCGAAAAGGTCGGCATCGAAGGCCGCTGGGGCTATTTCGACAAGGCCGGCCAGCTGCGTGACATGATCCAGAACCACCTGCTGCAGTTGTTGTGCCTGATCGCCATGGACCCGCCCAGCGAACTTTCAGCCGACAGCATTCGCGACGAGAAGGTCAAGGTGCTCAAGGCCCTGGCACCGATCACCGGCGAAGGGCTGAGCACCCGTGTGGTGCGTGGCCAGTACATTGCCGGTTACAGCGACGGCAAACCGGTGCCCGGTTATCTGGAAGAAGACAACGCCAACGCGCAGAGCGACACCGAGACGTTCGTTGCCCTGCGCGCCGATATCCGCAACTGGCGCTGGTCGGGCGTGCCGTTCTACCTGCGCACCGGCAAGCGCATGCCGCAGAAGCTGTCGCAGATCGTCATCCACTTCAAGGAAACACCGCACTACATCTTCGCCCCGGAACAACGTTTGCAGGTGGGTAACAAGCTGATCATCCGTCTGCAACCGGACGAAGGTATTTCTTTAAGGGTGATGACCAAGGAGCAAGGCCTGGACAAGGGCATGCAACTGCGCAGCGGCCCGTTGCAGCTGAATTTTTCCGATGCCTGGCGCAGCGCGCGGATTCCGGATGCCTACGAACGCCTGTTGCTCGAGGTGATGCGCGGCAACCAGAACCTGTTCGTGCGCAAGGATGAAATTGAATATGCCTGGAAATGGTGCGACCAGTTGATCGCCGGCTGGCAAAGCGCAGGTGATGCGCCCAAGCCTTACGCGGCGGGCTCCTGGGGGCCGATGAGCTCGATTGCACTGATCACACGAGATGGGAGGGCGTGGTATGGCGATATCTGA
- the pgl gene encoding 6-phosphogluconolactonase, giving the protein MAISELQLPAAVKAHELADAKTLAATLARDVAERLRVAIAAKGQACVVLSGGRSPVPFLERLAAEALDWSKVTVSLADERWVPVEHADSNAGLLARHLLKGTAAKARFMGLYQQAENLERAAANADQALADLPAIDVLVLGMGDDGHTASLFPNSPNLDDGLAPNSSRRCLPMLAPSVPHQRLSMTRALLASAAFTALSVQGQGKLATLRAALAGEDLTEMPIRAFLHDPLDIYWCP; this is encoded by the coding sequence ATGGCGATATCTGAACTGCAACTGCCGGCGGCGGTGAAGGCGCACGAACTGGCGGATGCCAAGACCCTGGCCGCAACGCTGGCCCGGGATGTGGCCGAGCGCCTGCGGGTGGCAATTGCCGCCAAAGGCCAGGCCTGCGTGGTGTTGTCCGGTGGGCGCAGCCCGGTGCCGTTTCTCGAGCGCTTGGCCGCCGAGGCGCTGGACTGGTCGAAGGTCACCGTGAGCCTCGCGGATGAGCGCTGGGTGCCGGTGGAGCATGCCGACAGCAATGCTGGCCTGCTGGCCCGCCACCTGCTCAAGGGCACTGCCGCCAAGGCACGCTTCATGGGCCTGTATCAGCAGGCTGAAAATCTTGAGCGCGCCGCCGCCAACGCCGACCAGGCGCTGGCAGACCTGCCCGCCATCGACGTGTTGGTGCTGGGCATGGGCGACGACGGCCATACTGCTTCGCTGTTCCCGAACAGCCCCAACCTGGACGACGGCCTGGCCCCAAACAGCTCCCGTCGCTGCCTGCCGATGCTGGCGCCCAGCGTGCCGCATCAGCGCCTGTCGATGACCCGCGCCTTGCTGGCCAGTGCCGCGTTTACCGCGCTGTCCGTGCAAGGCCAGGGCAAACTCGCTACCCTGCGCGCCGCGCTGGCGGGCGAAGACCTTACCGAAATGCCGATACGCGCCTTTCTTCACGACCCCCTGGACATCTACTGGTGCCCATGA
- a CDS encoding bifunctional 4-hydroxy-2-oxoglutarate aldolase/2-dehydro-3-deoxy-phosphogluconate aldolase has protein sequence MTTLERPQTLLSMADKAARIDAICDKARILPVITIAREEDILPLADALAAGGIRTLEVTLRSQHGLKAIQVLREQRPELCIGAGTVLDRGMFAAVEAAGAQFVVTPGITQDILEAGVQSDIPLLPGISTPSEIMMGYALGYRRFKLFPAEISGGVAAIKAFGGPFGDIRFCPTGGVNPANVRNYMALPNVMCVGGTWMLDSSWIKNGDWARIEACSAEAMALLDAN, from the coding sequence ATGACCACCCTTGAACGCCCACAGACTCTGCTCTCGATGGCCGACAAAGCCGCCCGGATCGACGCGATCTGCGACAAGGCGCGCATCCTGCCGGTGATCACCATCGCCCGTGAGGAAGACATCCTGCCGCTGGCCGACGCCTTGGCTGCGGGCGGCATTCGTACCCTTGAGGTGACCCTGCGTTCCCAGCACGGCCTGAAGGCCATTCAGGTGCTGCGCGAGCAGCGCCCAGAGCTGTGCATTGGTGCCGGTACTGTGCTCGATCGCGGCATGTTCGCGGCAGTCGAAGCGGCTGGCGCGCAGTTCGTGGTGACCCCGGGCATTACCCAGGACATTCTCGAAGCCGGTGTGCAAAGCGATATCCCGCTCCTGCCGGGTATCAGTACGCCGTCCGAGATCATGATGGGCTACGCCCTGGGCTATCGCCGGTTCAAGCTGTTCCCGGCGGAAATCAGCGGTGGCGTGGCCGCGATCAAGGCGTTTGGCGGCCCGTTTGGCGACATTCGCTTCTGCCCGACTGGCGGGGTAAACCCGGCCAATGTGCGCAACTACATGGCGCTGCCCAATGTGATGTGCGTGGGTGGCACCTGGATGCTCGACAGCAGCTGGATCAAGAACGGCGACTGGGCGCGGATCGAGGCGTGCAGTGCTGAGGCGATGGCGTTGTTGGACGCTAACTGA
- a CDS encoding MATE family efflux transporter, which produces MEIIKLAIPLTLSRIGEIILSFLYFSFIGHIFVNTLEEASIAWALVSFLTVLGIGFFSPLVVRVAGASVNNKAHSTAYLQTTASLHYALAGGTIVALLAFAFLHASTPAGIISNHTPLLLLTSLPAIYIQTVIFNFFNATGKPKLEIIFTTSLNCSLLIYITLTLWLSPSNTVLDFIVAYSTLRWIHVGFVATLYYRELKKQNIALPSNTSKLLRYKNIFKDGVPMAVCFAGESAVYLIITLIAKTQENISLPAYQASLHFMTFVYMVSIGSATATGILTARDYKKELKRKFCIDFRNGMICGAVLLMPLITACLFFGDFIASLYTSDPEIKLDIAKCLTASTPFLICEYIYIVTRSTLRSMLDFWIPTLMSIASLNFIGIGLIYSLIDTSPDPLLFIYYSLSFSSFILMLLLLWRFRAKYNQFSCNCAQRMRED; this is translated from the coding sequence GTGGAAATAATAAAACTTGCGATACCCCTTACACTGTCGAGAATTGGGGAAATAATCTTATCTTTTCTTTATTTTTCTTTTATTGGCCATATCTTCGTAAACACGCTCGAAGAAGCTTCTATAGCTTGGGCTTTAGTTTCATTTCTCACTGTACTAGGCATAGGCTTCTTTTCTCCGCTAGTGGTAAGGGTGGCAGGTGCGTCCGTAAACAATAAGGCGCATAGCACTGCTTACTTACAAACTACCGCATCCTTACATTATGCCTTGGCAGGTGGCACTATAGTTGCCCTGCTCGCTTTCGCATTCCTACATGCATCTACACCCGCGGGAATAATATCAAATCACACTCCACTCTTACTGCTCACAAGCTTGCCTGCCATCTACATTCAAACTGTAATTTTCAACTTTTTCAATGCCACAGGCAAACCGAAACTCGAAATAATTTTTACGACCTCACTCAACTGCTCTCTACTTATATACATTACATTGACTCTCTGGCTTTCACCTTCCAATACTGTCTTAGATTTCATTGTCGCATACTCCACCCTTCGATGGATCCATGTCGGCTTCGTAGCAACCCTCTACTACCGTGAACTCAAGAAGCAAAACATTGCATTACCCAGTAATACTTCGAAACTCCTAAGATATAAAAACATCTTTAAAGATGGAGTACCTATGGCTGTGTGCTTCGCTGGCGAGAGCGCTGTCTACCTTATCATTACGCTGATCGCCAAAACTCAAGAAAATATAAGTCTACCTGCATACCAAGCCTCGCTTCACTTTATGACGTTTGTATACATGGTGTCGATTGGCAGCGCAACAGCGACAGGTATACTTACCGCACGAGACTACAAAAAAGAATTAAAGAGAAAATTCTGCATTGACTTTCGAAACGGCATGATCTGTGGGGCAGTTTTACTCATGCCACTGATAACTGCATGCCTCTTTTTCGGTGACTTTATCGCAAGCCTCTACACGTCCGACCCTGAAATAAAACTGGACATAGCAAAATGCCTGACTGCGTCAACACCTTTCTTAATATGTGAGTACATCTACATCGTTACTCGCTCCACACTTAGAAGCATGCTTGACTTTTGGATCCCCACACTAATGAGCATAGCCTCATTAAATTTTATCGGAATTGGTTTAATTTATAGCTTAATTGATACCTCACCTGATCCACTGCTTTTTATCTACTATTCTTTATCCTTCTCATCTTTTATTCTAATGCTTCTGCTGCTTTGGCGCTTTCGAGCTAAGTACAACCAGTTTTCCTGCAACTGCGCACAACGCATGAGGGAAGATTAA